The following coding sequences are from one Pirellulales bacterium window:
- the pstB gene encoding phosphate ABC transporter ATP-binding protein PstB has product MLAEDSELIRRARNLPGDAPVETGPPKISVRRLNFHYGNHQALFDNNIDIAANRVTAVIGPSGCGKSTHLRVYNRIYQLYREQRADGEVLLDGKNLLDQSTNVLELRKRVGMIFQKPTPFPMSVFDNVAYGLRLHQRMPKSELTDRVERALRQAALWDEVNRKLHQHGTALSGGQQQRLCIARAVAVEPEVLLMDEPCSAIDPVGTAKIEDLITNLRSSYTIILVTHNLQQAARVSDDTAFFYQGRIVEFGPTKQIFTNPQQKQTEAYITGRFG; this is encoded by the coding sequence ATGTTGGCCGAAGACAGCGAACTGATCCGCCGCGCCCGCAATCTGCCCGGCGATGCCCCCGTGGAGACCGGACCGCCGAAGATTTCCGTGCGGCGGTTGAATTTCCACTATGGCAATCACCAGGCGCTGTTCGACAACAACATCGATATCGCCGCCAACCGGGTCACGGCGGTCATCGGACCCTCGGGCTGCGGCAAGTCGACGCATTTGCGCGTCTACAACCGCATCTACCAGCTTTACCGCGAGCAGCGGGCCGACGGCGAAGTGCTGCTCGACGGCAAGAACCTGCTCGACCAATCGACCAACGTGCTCGAGCTGCGCAAGCGCGTGGGCATGATTTTTCAGAAGCCGACGCCGTTTCCCATGTCGGTCTTCGACAACGTGGCCTATGGCCTGCGGCTGCACCAGCGCATGCCCAAGAGCGAGCTGACCGATCGCGTCGAGCGCGCGCTGCGGCAGGCGGCCCTCTGGGACGAAGTCAATCGCAAGCTGCACCAGCACGGCACCGCGCTCTCGGGCGGACAACAGCAGCGTCTCTGCATTGCCCGGGCCGTGGCCGTCGAGCCCGAGGTGCTGCTGATGGACGAACCCTGTTCGGCGATCGATCCCGTCGGCACGGCCAAGATCGAGGACCTGATCACGAACCTGCGCAGCAGCTACACGATCATCCTGGTAACGCACAATTTGCAGCAGGCCGCGCGGGTTTCGGACGACACGGCGTTCTTCTACCAGGGGCGCATCGTCGAGTTTGGCCCGACGAAGCAGATCTTCACCAATCCGCAGCAGAAGCAGACCGAAGCCTACATCACCGGCCGCTTCGGTTGA
- the phoU gene encoding phosphate signaling complex protein PhoU encodes MSQHLQRQIEVLKEKILSVGALVERAIARAITAIMKRDPELAQDVIDADDEIDHMEVDVEEECLKTLALYQPVAADLRFVVAILKINNDLERMGDLAANIAKRVIYLARHDPVEIPTDMRELAARSQSMVSRSLDALVSQDVNLAQEVRADDDEVDALRRSINSLLKARMLDSPDQTETLMKLHSVTKHLERLGDMATNIAEDVIYMVEGSIVRHLHDD; translated from the coding sequence ATGTCGCAACACCTGCAACGTCAGATCGAGGTCCTCAAGGAAAAGATCCTCTCCGTCGGTGCGTTGGTCGAGCGCGCGATCGCCCGGGCGATCACGGCCATCATGAAGCGCGACCCCGAACTGGCCCAGGACGTCATCGATGCCGATGACGAGATCGACCACATGGAGGTCGACGTCGAGGAAGAGTGCCTCAAGACGCTGGCGCTCTACCAGCCCGTCGCGGCCGATCTGCGGTTCGTCGTCGCCATCCTCAAGATCAACAACGATCTGGAGCGCATGGGCGACCTGGCGGCGAACATCGCCAAGCGCGTGATTTATCTGGCCCGCCACGATCCCGTCGAGATTCCGACCGACATGCGCGAGCTGGCCGCGCGGTCGCAATCGATGGTCAGCCGCAGTCTCGATGCGCTGGTCAGCCAGGATGTGAACCTGGCCCAAGAGGTCCGCGCCGACGACGACGAAGTCGATGCCCTGCGGCGCTCGATCAACAGCCTGCTCAAGGCGCGGATGCTCGATTCTCCCGACCAGACCGAAACGCTGATGAAGCTGCACTCGGTCACGAAGCACCTCGAGCGGCTGGGCGATATGGCCACGAATATCGCCGAAGACGTCATCTACATGGTCGAAGGGTCCATCGTGCGGCATCTGCACGACGATTAA
- a CDS encoding PepSY domain-containing protein codes for MSTASLDPTTTAARSGMGSGDSIPTDARQASAGDRLYRIVWRWHFYAGMIVAPVLIVVAATGSLYIFKDELEAVLHPGVTRVDPTGERVSYEQQLAAARAAVPANYRIGLVQVFTDPGRATVLAMAGDKFQFGYVDPYRGHYLGSIEQGGFFDIVLQLHRQLFLGTTGRIVVELTTCWTIVLAVTGIYLWWPRKASQVWGVWLPRLRRNPYVVLRDLHAVSGIYLALIAIVISLTGLTYTLIWGSAPQYAAQRTDAYEMFSKPMLSQCAPEAQDLPIDRFIEIAQQRMPGNNLTVWFPRAPNAVYLVTANNERGPQVNRMLFIDRASGEVLDDRHNSETKFMYQFGTWSFALHVGTIWGMPSKVLWFVTCVILMVSPVTGVWMWWLRRPQGQMGLPRRVDSRRPRWLVGTIAATSLLLPVLGLSVVALLLGEQLVARFRKP; via the coding sequence ATGAGCACCGCGTCACTCGATCCAACGACGACGGCCGCGCGAAGTGGAATGGGGTCCGGAGATTCCATCCCGACCGATGCTCGGCAGGCCAGCGCCGGCGACCGGTTGTATCGGATCGTCTGGCGGTGGCACTTCTATGCCGGCATGATCGTCGCGCCCGTGTTGATCGTGGTGGCTGCCACCGGATCGCTCTACATCTTCAAAGACGAGCTGGAAGCAGTGCTTCACCCGGGCGTTACCCGCGTGGACCCGACGGGCGAGCGGGTGTCCTACGAGCAGCAGTTGGCTGCCGCTCGTGCCGCGGTGCCTGCGAACTATCGCATCGGCCTCGTCCAAGTCTTCACCGATCCCGGCAGGGCCACGGTCCTGGCCATGGCGGGCGACAAGTTTCAATTCGGGTACGTCGATCCCTACCGCGGGCATTACCTGGGCTCGATCGAGCAGGGAGGCTTTTTCGACATCGTGCTCCAGCTGCACCGGCAACTGTTCCTGGGCACCACGGGCCGGATCGTCGTCGAGCTGACCACCTGCTGGACCATCGTCCTGGCGGTGACGGGGATTTATTTGTGGTGGCCGCGAAAGGCGAGCCAGGTGTGGGGCGTGTGGCTCCCGCGATTGCGGCGGAATCCGTACGTCGTGCTGCGAGACCTGCACGCCGTGAGCGGCATCTACCTGGCCCTGATCGCGATCGTGATCTCGCTGACTGGCCTGACTTACACCTTGATCTGGGGCAGCGCACCTCAGTATGCAGCGCAGCGCACCGATGCCTACGAGATGTTCTCGAAGCCGATGCTGTCCCAATGCGCGCCCGAGGCCCAAGACCTGCCGATCGACCGTTTCATCGAGATCGCGCAACAGCGCATGCCCGGCAATAACTTGACCGTCTGGTTTCCGCGCGCACCGAACGCCGTGTACCTGGTCACGGCCAACAACGAGCGCGGCCCGCAGGTCAACCGGATGTTGTTCATCGATCGCGCGTCGGGTGAGGTCTTGGATGACCGCCACAACAGTGAGACCAAGTTCATGTACCAGTTTGGGACGTGGAGCTTCGCGCTGCACGTCGGCACAATCTGGGGGATGCCTTCGAAGGTCTTGTGGTTTGTCACCTGCGTGATCTTGATGGTCTCGCCTGTCACCGGAGTCTGGATGTGGTGGTTGCGCCGTCCCCAGGGCCAAATGGGTCTGCCACGTCGCGTCGATTCCCGGCGCCCACGGTGGCTCGTCGGCACGATCGCAGCGACCAGTCTGCTGTTGCCGGTACTAGGTCTCTCGGTGGTGGCCTTGCTCCTAGGAGAGCAGCTCGTGGCGCGATTTCGAAAGCCATAA
- a CDS encoding redoxin domain-containing protein — translation MCNVLGGRRLAMFSLALAVPVLLAPARAAEHLPTGKFSGFQLRDYRGKEFTAEQFRDQKVLVLVFLGTECPLAKLYAPRLAALNKEYAPRGVAFVGISSNQQDSVTELGAFARQQGIEFPILKDLNNVLADTLGAQRTPEAFVLDAERNVRYRGRIDDQYGFSTEGRIGYQRKEPSRRDLAQAIDELLDGKEVSVASTEAPGCLIGRVRAPQAGSSVTYSNKIAAIFNQNCVFCHRPGQIGPFSLTSYEDAAGWAEMIGEVVEMRRMPPWHADPAVGHWSNDARLSDEDREAVLTWVKNGAPAGDLNEVPAPPQFTEGWQISEPDQVIWMDDEPYTVPAEGVVDYQRFLIDPGWTEDKWIAEIEPRVGNPSVVHHIVIYLVPPKNRGVKGAAGRLRNDWLAAYAPGLRQERLPEGYARFCPAGSQLIFEMHYTPNGIEQQDRSYLGIKFADPKQVRKEVAVKNAGNFTFEIPPGDPNYQVESTFTFREDSELVSVSPHMHVRGKDFFYELVYPDGKREPILNVPLYDFGWQTTYMFPQPKLVPKGTEMHCVAHFDNSPENLNNPDPTAKVRWGEQTFEEMMFGWFEMAPADQDLTKPAPPPISRVKQFEKLAAAGALKVDDQLLQVAARCLVDEENFKFGAFYLADFVPQLDRVCITYVEDGKLRARVVEELGDLKTTLRSRGTVVDAKGQALADCLASQDVTVFNDLSQAAGSVMQRMSSKGMSSSMHVPVVLDGVPCTVNFWSTEPAAFPAAAVSFLSEFARAIEKANTEPANK, via the coding sequence ATGTGCAACGTGCTTGGGGGCCGTCGACTCGCCATGTTCTCGTTGGCGCTCGCTGTGCCGGTGTTGCTGGCGCCCGCGCGCGCCGCTGAGCATCTGCCCACGGGAAAATTTTCCGGATTTCAACTCCGCGATTACCGGGGCAAAGAATTCACGGCTGAACAGTTCCGCGACCAGAAGGTGCTCGTGCTCGTGTTCCTGGGCACCGAGTGCCCGTTGGCCAAGCTCTATGCCCCGCGGCTGGCGGCTTTGAACAAAGAGTATGCCCCGCGCGGTGTCGCTTTTGTCGGCATCAGCTCGAACCAGCAGGATTCGGTGACCGAGCTGGGCGCATTTGCTCGGCAGCAAGGCATCGAGTTTCCGATTCTCAAGGATCTCAATAACGTGCTGGCCGATACGTTGGGCGCCCAACGCACCCCGGAAGCGTTCGTGCTCGACGCCGAGCGCAACGTGCGCTACCGCGGCCGGATTGACGATCAATATGGCTTCAGCACCGAGGGACGCATCGGCTATCAGCGCAAGGAGCCGTCGCGCCGCGACCTCGCACAGGCGATCGATGAGCTGCTCGACGGCAAAGAAGTCAGCGTTGCGTCGACCGAGGCGCCGGGCTGCTTGATCGGCCGCGTCCGCGCGCCGCAGGCAGGCAGCTCCGTCACGTACAGCAACAAGATCGCCGCGATCTTCAATCAGAACTGCGTCTTTTGCCATCGCCCCGGCCAGATCGGTCCGTTCTCGTTGACGTCGTACGAAGACGCCGCGGGCTGGGCCGAGATGATCGGCGAAGTGGTCGAAATGCGGCGGATGCCTCCCTGGCACGCCGATCCGGCCGTCGGCCACTGGTCGAACGACGCCCGGCTTAGCGATGAAGATCGCGAGGCCGTGCTGACCTGGGTCAAGAACGGTGCGCCGGCCGGCGATCTGAACGAGGTGCCGGCCCCGCCGCAGTTCACCGAGGGCTGGCAGATCTCCGAGCCGGACCAGGTGATCTGGATGGACGACGAGCCCTACACCGTGCCGGCCGAAGGCGTGGTCGATTACCAACGCTTTTTGATCGACCCGGGCTGGACCGAGGACAAATGGATCGCCGAGATCGAACCGCGCGTCGGCAATCCGTCGGTCGTGCACCACATCGTGATCTACCTGGTGCCGCCGAAGAACCGGGGAGTCAAAGGTGCCGCCGGCCGGCTGCGCAACGACTGGCTCGCGGCCTATGCCCCCGGTTTGCGTCAGGAACGGCTGCCCGAGGGCTATGCCCGATTTTGTCCGGCCGGCTCGCAATTGATCTTCGAGATGCACTACACGCCCAACGGCATCGAGCAGCAGGACCGCAGCTACCTGGGGATCAAGTTCGCCGACCCGAAACAGGTGCGCAAGGAAGTGGCCGTCAAGAACGCCGGCAATTTCACCTTCGAGATTCCGCCGGGCGACCCGAACTACCAGGTCGAGTCGACGTTTACCTTCCGCGAGGATTCCGAGCTCGTCTCGGTGTCGCCGCATATGCACGTCCGCGGCAAGGACTTCTTCTACGAGCTGGTCTATCCCGACGGGAAACGGGAACCGATCCTCAACGTGCCGCTGTACGACTTCGGCTGGCAGACGACCTATATGTTCCCGCAGCCGAAACTCGTGCCCAAGGGCACCGAAATGCACTGCGTGGCGCATTTCGACAACTCGCCAGAAAACCTCAACAATCCCGACCCCACAGCCAAGGTGCGTTGGGGTGAGCAGACGTTCGAAGAGATGATGTTCGGCTGGTTCGAGATGGCCCCGGCCGATCAGGACCTGACCAAGCCGGCCCCGCCGCCGATTTCGCGGGTCAAGCAGTTCGAGAAGCTCGCCGCGGCCGGTGCCTTGAAGGTCGACGATCAACTGCTGCAGGTAGCCGCCCGTTGCCTGGTCGACGAAGAGAACTTCAAGTTCGGCGCCTTCTACCTGGCCGATTTCGTGCCGCAGCTCGACCGCGTCTGCATTACCTACGTCGAAGACGGCAAGCTCCGTGCCCGAGTCGTCGAGGAATTGGGCGACCTGAAAACCACGCTCCGCAGCCGCGGCACGGTGGTCGACGCCAAGGGCCAGGCCCTGGCCGACTGCCTGGCGTCGCAAGACGTGACGGTGTTCAACGACTTGAGCCAGGCGGCCGGCTCGGTCATGCAGCGGATGTCGAGCAAGGGCATGTCATCGAGCATGCACGTGCCCGTCGTGCTCGACGGCGTTCCGTGCACGGTCAATTTCTGGAGCACCGAGCCGGCCGCGTTCCCGGCGGCCGCGGTCAGCTTCCTGAGCGAGTTTGCCCGAGCGATCGAAAAGGCGAACACGGAGCCGGCGAACAAGTAA
- the pstS gene encoding phosphate ABC transporter substrate-binding protein PstS, with translation MRPPDGKLISAWAACWLALVCCCLAGCEPTAAGSNQTADQASIQLSGAGATFPEPIYTKWAGQFAELNPVTVNYQPIGSGGGIAQAKARTVDFGASDAPLKPKELAEADLLQFPMVVGGVVPVVNLDGIAPGQLCLNAEVFIDLLLGEIRRWDDPRLVELNPGLKLPSRDVTVVYRSDPSGTTWIFTNYLAAASAKWKSRVGAGKGVDWPVGIAGKGNQGVATYVSRIQGAIGYVEFAYAKLARLTTTQLENAAGQFVQPSLESFQAAADHADWASAQDYYLILVNQPGDQTWPITGASFIVMQRQGHKPERIQAMLAFFDWCYAHGADLARELDYAPLPENVADLVRASWRGVWPAAMPQAAAAPASTATAEARP, from the coding sequence ATGCGACCGCCGGACGGCAAACTCATTTCAGCGTGGGCCGCCTGCTGGCTGGCGCTGGTTTGCTGCTGCCTGGCAGGGTGCGAGCCGACGGCGGCAGGCTCGAACCAGACGGCGGATCAAGCCTCGATCCAACTGAGCGGTGCTGGCGCTACTTTTCCCGAGCCCATCTACACGAAGTGGGCCGGCCAGTTCGCCGAACTGAACCCGGTGACTGTCAACTACCAACCGATCGGCTCTGGCGGCGGCATCGCGCAGGCCAAGGCGCGGACCGTCGACTTCGGCGCGTCGGATGCCCCGCTCAAGCCCAAGGAGCTCGCCGAGGCCGACCTGCTGCAGTTTCCGATGGTCGTGGGCGGCGTCGTTCCGGTGGTGAATCTCGACGGAATTGCTCCCGGCCAGCTGTGTTTGAACGCCGAGGTCTTCATCGATCTGCTGCTGGGGGAAATCCGCCGCTGGGACGATCCGCGGTTGGTCGAACTGAACCCCGGCCTCAAGTTGCCGAGCCGCGACGTGACCGTGGTTTACCGTTCCGACCCCAGCGGCACGACTTGGATCTTCACGAACTATCTGGCCGCGGCCTCGGCTAAATGGAAATCGCGCGTCGGTGCCGGCAAGGGCGTCGACTGGCCCGTCGGCATTGCCGGCAAAGGCAACCAAGGCGTCGCCACGTATGTCAGCCGCATCCAGGGTGCGATCGGGTATGTCGAGTTTGCCTATGCCAAGCTGGCCCGGCTCACGACCACCCAGCTCGAAAACGCCGCGGGCCAGTTCGTGCAGCCGAGCCTCGAATCGTTTCAAGCGGCGGCCGATCATGCCGATTGGGCCAGCGCCCAGGACTACTATCTGATCCTCGTCAACCAGCCGGGCGATCAAACCTGGCCGATCACCGGCGCATCGTTCATCGTCATGCAGCGTCAGGGCCACAAGCCTGAGCGCATCCAGGCCATGCTGGCGTTTTTCGACTGGTGCTATGCCCATGGCGCAGACCTGGCGCGCGAACTCGACTATGCCCCGCTGCCCGAAAACGTCGCAGACCTGGTGCGGGCTTCGTGGCGCGGAGTTTGGCCCGCGGCGATGCCTCAGGCTGCCGCAGCGCCGGCCAGCACCGCGACCGCGGAGGCGCGGCCATGA
- the pstA gene encoding phosphate ABC transporter permease PstA encodes MSQPRSVAQRQGVDFAVKVLSSAAAIVGLVFLASILYTVLWRGVGAFGLAFFTMKTAPPLEGGGMGNAILGSMLITALATLTGVPLGVMAGVFLAEFARHNRWGTYVRFACDVLMGTPSILVGVFVYTLLVVPMKQFSASAGAAALAIIMLPIIARTTDDMLRLVPDALRESALALGAPRWKTTLDIVFRAAKGGLLTGIILAVARVSGETAPLLFTALNNSAWPTGLGGPTANLTVTIYNRAMSPFPDWQQMAWGASLLITAAVLCLNIVARYFLQPRH; translated from the coding sequence ATGAGCCAACCGCGCAGCGTGGCGCAGCGTCAGGGGGTCGATTTCGCCGTCAAAGTCTTGTCGAGCGCGGCGGCGATCGTCGGGCTGGTGTTTCTGGCGTCGATTCTCTACACGGTGCTCTGGCGCGGCGTCGGCGCGTTCGGACTCGCGTTTTTCACCATGAAAACCGCCCCCCCGCTCGAAGGCGGTGGCATGGGGAATGCCATCCTGGGATCCATGCTCATCACGGCCCTGGCAACGCTGACGGGCGTGCCGCTGGGGGTGATGGCCGGCGTGTTCCTGGCCGAGTTTGCCCGCCACAATCGGTGGGGCACGTACGTGCGCTTTGCCTGCGATGTGCTGATGGGCACCCCCTCGATTCTCGTCGGCGTGTTCGTCTACACGCTGTTGGTCGTGCCGATGAAGCAGTTTTCGGCCTCTGCGGGCGCTGCAGCCTTGGCCATTATCATGCTGCCGATTATTGCCCGCACGACCGACGACATGCTCCGGCTGGTGCCTGACGCCCTGCGCGAATCGGCGCTGGCGTTGGGCGCACCGCGGTGGAAGACGACGCTCGACATCGTGTTTCGCGCCGCCAAGGGGGGGCTGCTCACGGGCATCATCCTGGCCGTGGCCCGGGTGAGCGGCGAGACGGCCCCGCTGCTGTTTACCGCGCTGAACAATTCCGCCTGGCCGACCGGTCTGGGCGGTCCGACTGCAAACCTGACGGTGACCATCTACAATCGCGCGATGAGCCCCTTTCCGGACTGGCAGCAAATGGCCTGGGGAGCATCGCTGTTGATCACCGCGGCCGTATTGTGTTTGAACATCGTCGCGCGCTACTTTCTGCAGCCGAGACATTGA
- a CDS encoding transposase, with translation MSTTSKSPKRVLAVAYRIGRAALAPYAHRSSPKKFTQPQLFACLVLKEFLQLDYRKLAALLGDCTELAATIELHAIPHFTTFQKAAERLLSIRPVRRLLEASLGQARQQRKLGKRSHLAALDGTGWESHHASDYFVRRRAKGGKTWQNTTYRRFPKAGLLCDCCSHLILAVVPGLGPAPDVPHFHAALDDALSRVAITTLVADAGYDAEHVHEYAREECGVNTFIPAKIGRPTAKPPSGFWRRRMARWLYLTRYTQRWQVETVDSMLKRLLGSALRARRYRSQCRELCLRAITLNVMILRRSGVFYGAFLTPFLRHLFCVAGGFSTEHSRHPFCLLGRDSLQSQVGPHYPTPQIVQHAVHIWRFGDLLQACNGLILSVNLCQNKCQQLNRLI, from the coding sequence ATGAGTACGACTTCCAAGAGTCCGAAGCGGGTGCTGGCGGTGGCCTATCGGATCGGCCGCGCGGCGCTCGCGCCCTACGCGCATCGCTCTAGTCCCAAGAAGTTCACCCAACCGCAACTCTTTGCTTGCCTCGTGCTCAAGGAGTTCTTGCAGCTCGACTATCGCAAGCTGGCGGCGCTGCTGGGCGACTGCACCGAGCTGGCGGCGACAATCGAGTTGCATGCGATCCCGCACTTCACGACGTTTCAAAAAGCAGCCGAGCGGTTGTTGTCGATCCGACCGGTGCGACGGTTGCTCGAGGCGTCGCTCGGACAAGCGCGGCAGCAGCGCAAGTTGGGCAAGCGCAGTCACCTTGCCGCGCTCGACGGCACTGGCTGGGAGTCGCATCATGCGAGCGACTACTTCGTGCGCCGCCGGGCGAAAGGCGGAAAAACCTGGCAAAACACGACCTATCGGCGGTTTCCCAAGGCGGGCCTGCTCTGCGATTGCTGCAGCCACTTGATCCTCGCCGTCGTGCCGGGCCTTGGACCGGCGCCCGACGTGCCGCACTTCCACGCCGCGCTCGACGACGCCCTGTCGCGCGTCGCGATCACCACACTCGTGGCCGATGCCGGCTACGATGCCGAGCATGTGCATGAGTATGCCCGCGAGGAGTGCGGCGTGAACACGTTCATTCCCGCGAAGATCGGCCGGCCGACCGCGAAGCCGCCGAGCGGTTTCTGGCGCAGGCGGATGGCACGCTGGTTATATCTCACGCGCTACACGCAACGCTGGCAGGTCGAGACCGTCGACAGTATGCTCAAGCGGCTGCTGGGTTCGGCGCTGCGGGCGCGACGCTATCGTTCCCAATGCCGCGAACTCTGCCTGCGAGCGATCACGCTGAACGTGATGATTCTCAGACGCAGCGGGGTTTTCTACGGAGCATTCCTGACACCTTTTCTGCGTCACCTTTTCTGCGTCGCCGGCGGGTTTTCTACGGAGCATTCCCGGCACCCTTTCTGCCTTCTCGGCAGGGACAGCCTCCAATCACAAGTCGGTCCACACTATCCCACGCCGCAAATCGTCCAACACGCGGTTCACATTTGGCGTTTCGGGGACTTGCTCCAGGCGTGCAATGGCCTCATCCTTTCCGTCAATCTCTGTCAGAACAAATGCCAGCAACTGAATCGCCTTATCTGA
- the pstC gene encoding phosphate ABC transporter permease subunit PstC encodes MNRGETSHTPGDFIFRVLAIVSGALILLLMLGMLMLLAYYAWPAIAHFGPAFLVSQDWDPVNKEFGALSSIYGTLASTAIAMLLAAPLGLVTAIFLVEVAPPGVSRVVGGALELLAAIPSIIFGMWGFFVFVPWMAEYVQPGLNQLFGWTPLFSGPKHGLGILTSGIILALMVLPFICAVSRDVLRIVPPVMKESAYGLGATTWEVTSQVSLRYGMLGIAGGMFLGLGRAIGETMAVTFVIGSNHKLSASLFDAGNTIASTLANEFAESERFSLHQSVLIELGLILFVITLVFQVLAQLWLRGLRQAGGAR; translated from the coding sequence ATGAACCGAGGCGAGACGTCGCACACTCCGGGCGACTTCATTTTCCGAGTGTTGGCCATCGTCTCCGGCGCGTTGATTCTGCTGCTGATGCTCGGGATGCTCATGCTGCTGGCCTACTATGCCTGGCCGGCCATCGCGCACTTTGGCCCCGCGTTTCTCGTCTCCCAGGACTGGGACCCGGTGAATAAAGAATTTGGCGCCTTGAGCAGCATTTACGGCACGCTGGCCTCGACGGCCATCGCGATGCTGTTGGCGGCGCCCCTGGGACTGGTGACGGCCATCTTTCTGGTCGAAGTCGCGCCGCCAGGCGTGAGTCGCGTTGTCGGCGGCGCGCTCGAGCTGTTGGCGGCCATCCCCAGCATCATTTTCGGCATGTGGGGCTTTTTCGTTTTCGTTCCCTGGATGGCCGAATATGTACAGCCCGGTTTGAACCAATTGTTCGGCTGGACCCCGCTCTTCAGCGGCCCCAAGCATGGACTGGGCATCCTCACCAGCGGGATCATCCTGGCATTGATGGTGCTGCCGTTCATCTGTGCGGTCAGTCGCGACGTACTCAGGATCGTCCCGCCGGTGATGAAGGAATCGGCCTACGGCCTGGGGGCGACGACCTGGGAAGTCACTTCACAAGTCAGCCTGCGCTACGGCATGCTCGGTATCGCGGGCGGGATGTTCCTGGGACTTGGCCGGGCCATTGGCGAAACGATGGCCGTGACGTTCGTGATCGGCAGCAACCACAAGTTGTCGGCCTCGCTGTTCGACGCCGGGAACACGATCGCCTCGACGTTGGCCAACGAGTTTGCCGAGTCGGAGCGGTTTTCGCTGCACCAGAGCGTGCTCATCGAGCTGGGCCTGATCCTGTTCGTCATCACTCTCGTGTTCCAGGTGCTCGCGCAGCTCTGGCTGCGCGGTTTGCGTCAGGCGGGAGGTGCCCGATGA
- a CDS encoding plasmid pRiA4b ORF-3 family protein, whose amino-acid sequence MRRKQTKPGKTVSGMAEAGQVLYQALQDTLRGKNPGMVSLEFKPAAKKTAKPAGAYPIKLTDKQRSALIHATRLPARIKTRLETLPAGPQVVAFTRKELHRLHAELDQAVFVACGPEKKQLAAVQKKAFELLDSVGDEVGGQDLPRMTATRSSGIFQFRVTLLVTRPAVWRRIQVPDCTLGMLHDYIQAAFGWWNYHLHRFTIDGKEYGPPPPEEFAADFDWQDYTQVKLSQLVPKSGKRARWIYEYDFGDGWVHEILFEGFPPADKKVKYPICLEGDRTCPPEDVGGPYGFEHYLAALANPKHKEHKDYLAWRGPFDADAFDAKQATREMRKQ is encoded by the coding sequence ATGCGTCGCAAGCAGACTAAGCCCGGCAAAACCGTCTCCGGCATGGCCGAGGCGGGGCAGGTGTTGTATCAAGCACTGCAAGACACCTTGCGAGGTAAGAATCCGGGGATGGTTTCCTTGGAATTCAAGCCGGCGGCCAAGAAAACCGCGAAGCCAGCCGGCGCGTACCCGATCAAGCTGACGGACAAACAGCGCTCGGCCTTGATTCACGCCACGCGGCTGCCCGCGCGGATCAAGACGCGGCTCGAGACGCTGCCGGCGGGCCCGCAAGTCGTCGCCTTCACCCGCAAGGAACTCCATCGACTGCACGCCGAGCTGGACCAGGCTGTCTTCGTCGCATGCGGGCCGGAGAAAAAGCAATTGGCCGCAGTGCAGAAAAAGGCCTTCGAGCTGTTGGACTCCGTTGGCGACGAGGTCGGCGGTCAAGACCTGCCTCGGATGACGGCGACCAGGTCATCCGGCATCTTTCAATTTCGAGTCACGCTCCTCGTAACCAGGCCGGCCGTCTGGCGACGGATTCAGGTGCCCGATTGCACGCTCGGCATGCTGCATGACTACATCCAGGCCGCATTCGGCTGGTGGAACTACCACCTGCACCGCTTCACGATCGACGGGAAAGAATACGGCCCGCCGCCGCCGGAGGAGTTTGCCGCCGACTTCGACTGGCAGGATTACACGCAGGTCAAGCTGAGCCAACTGGTACCGAAATCCGGTAAGCGCGCCCGCTGGATCTACGAGTACGACTTCGGCGACGGTTGGGTGCACGAGATCCTCTTCGAGGGTTTCCCGCCTGCCGACAAGAAGGTCAAGTACCCGATCTGCTTGGAAGGAGACCGTACCTGTCCGCCCGAAGACGTGGGCGGACCGTACGGCTTCGAGCACTACCTCGCGGCCCTGGCGAACCCCAAGCACAAGGAGCACAAGGATTACCTGGCCTGGCGCGGCCCCTTCGACGCAGACGCCTTCGATGCCAAACAAGCGACGAGAGAGATGCGGAAGCAGTGA